From the genome of Bombus vancouverensis nearcticus chromosome 4, iyBomVanc1_principal, whole genome shotgun sequence:
TatcgttaaaatattaaatgtccACTTCAACAGAGAAAATGTACGTGAATTTATTGTTACCCGATTAAGCTTTGGGAATGAAAACATATTATAAAGTCGTAAAAATACATGTTATATCATAGTTTAGAAAATTGTTCGAATTTGTGAGGAAACAATGGAAGGAATTGAAGTTAACCGATGATTTACGCGTTCTGGAGGATGTCACCATTCAAGGCAGCAAAATGGCACAACTGTACCGAAGTAGGTTATCATGtcttaatttttcaattacagTGCTTCTATGTGTATAAAGGATTTGttctattaatattttgaaCATAAGCGATCAATTGTGATCATTTCAGATACTTTATTGATCTTCATGGTACTGTTCTTGCTGGTTCCATTACTTTTTCCTATTCTGGATGTCGTCCTTCCATTAAATGAAACTCGACCGCGACAACAATTATTTAGagttaattacatattttttgaTCATGAAGAGTACTtcttttacatatatttacagCTTGCATGGGGATCTGTTATTGTTGTGATGATAATAGTTACCGTAGATTCGTTATATATCCTTATAATCCATCACAGTAGTGGATTATTTGCGGTGTGTGGGTAAATATGATATTGCAAAAAGCATAAGGTCGCGTTAATCCGTAAAGGCTATCATGCGTGAAATTTCCCCCTTGATAACATAGACGTGATATTCTTTGATGATAGCTTTTAAGGATCAATAACCATATGTCTCTTTTTGTACTAATAAGAATAAGAAGATAAAACTAATaagatttcattttttataattatattcaaaatatagGCATCAAGTCCATAAAGCAACTAGTAGTTCAATCATATTCTCTACAGAAGCTATGACGGAGACTTACACGTACGAACAGATAAAAAATTGTGTGATCACTCACGATAAAGCGATCGAGTTTGTATTTATTAAATGACGATAAAATACAATACGGTGCGAGATGATTATTGATCGCAATTAATGTGcttttttcgttatattttgAGGTTTTACAATATTCTAAATGAAAACAGTCGAAGTAGTTATTTACTTCAAGTTGGATTAAATATGATGGGTATAAGCATGACAGCTGTTCAAGTAAAGAGAATCTAATAATtaaaaacgaatgaaaattcTGGAAGCATTTTCCTAATTGAAAGTTTGTATCTTTCAGACAGTCGCTAACTTAGAAAGACCGGCGGAAGCAATTAGAACCGGCATATTTCTTGGAGCTGAacaatttcatttgtttgtgATCAGTCTGCCTGGGCAGGTACTTCTGGATCATTGTTCTGATTTAGcaaataatatgtatgtatctaGTGCAATCGTATAAAATGCAAATATTCAAtcgtagaaaaaaatataatttattactcgtaTCAAAACAGATATGGGTCCACCTGGTATAAAATACcagtaaaaattcaaaaaatgCTTCTCATGATGCAAATACGGAGTAAAAAACTGTGTACATTAACGGCAGGTGGATTGTACGAAATGAATATGGAAAATTTTGCAATTGTATGTAATATTATGGGACAGTTATAGTTACtttatattattaactagtaGGTACTTACGTCATTTCTCTTTTAAGACTTTCAAAACATGTATGTCATACTTCACGATGTTAATGTCACTGAGAGGATGAGTTGACTCATAGacatttactcatattcattgcATTTTATACCTGGATGGACCTACAATGAGGATAATAAGATAAATAGTCACTATGCATTGTTAATGTTGAATAGTTTAAACAACGTTAtcgatgtaaataaaattattaaactatatctttcacagaatatttttaaatatttttaaacatagATTGATCTATCTTAATAATGTAAATCACTGTTACTTAATCATTTTTATAAGCTAATGATAATATCTTGAAAATGAGATGGACATTTCGCCATCTTTTGTAAGACTTCCTGAAGGAATCATTTTGGCTTCTTTATTTCTCCATATAAGGTTATTTAAACTCttctataataattatttgtgcAAAATTTCATTTCGCTGAAGTATTGCTTAATAATTCCTAAACAAATAAATGGGTAAATATAATAGTTCCTATAGGAATTGTATCAAAACTGTGCAAAAATAATATCACATGGTACAAGGCATACATATTTCTTTCATGAATGTCCATTTATTTGGGTTTCAATTATTGACGTATACAGATCTCAATTGCAGAAAATAATTCTGCCGAAAAGAAATGACGCTAACATTAAGAGCATTGGGTACGAAGAGTTTAAAGAATATGTGATGTTGCATTATAGATCTCTTCTAAACTAATAAtcaataagaaattaatataactaGATCTGAGTTTGgttcttttattatatttctactAAAATTACGTTGTTACCAAGCATTTTAACAAGATTAGTAGTTAGTTTTGAGGCCGTGATAGTTGTAgttgctggctgtagatgtcgctgctggggcaGATACTGCTctattttcttctcatttaagaatcgtggaaagaaaaatcggactccggtcgccGGGGATTTGAACctgggtcccgaacgttcgtaacctaaggcgctaaccactgcgctggcGTTGTCCGACACTAGTTATCTTCCGGTGGtatttgctgtcgagtgccgccacagtttCATAACTATTGTTCGCGTAAGATATCATTTCgccaatatacatatacagattTTCAATATGCTGGATTTTATATATGGATTTTACTTAGTAGGCATAATGAATTACGTTTTCGAATGTTATAATCTTCTTCCCTACGGCCTGTACGAGATAAGCTGCTATCCATCTATCGTTCGATTTAAGGAACCCTGTGTACCCCGCTGCTTAGACTCACCTACTTTCGTTCCTGTAAAGGAGGTTGCTCGGCACAGAGGTATTTTGGATAATATTTAATTCTCAATAACTAAAAAAGGAAACCGAAAACACAATCTTTTTATTCTAGATTTTCATCATATTTTAACTTCAAGTATCGCcccttaaatatttttatacctGTAGCCGAATACACTATATAGCAGCTTATTGATTAATATAATATGCGTATAAAACTTTGGACGATGCGTTACAAATATACAACGCAACAAGTAATTGGGTGTCACTGCAATGTCGATCGCACACATATGCATGCTTCTTGCTCGTAACATATTAACCAccaaagaattttcgaggaataAATTGATTGAAAACCTGCTGCTATCGCCGATCGTCATCGACTAAGGTTGTGTCACAACCAGTGAGGTCGATATTTCAGGGTAACCACAGGTTTTCAATTCCCAACGCAAATGATTGACATTCCAGCAACCGATGGCCTATTATTTTCACATCTACGACATGATTATTATTTGATGTCGTGCTACCCAACATTGTGCTATAATGCATACTTGCCGGTAAGCAAACCGTCAAACTAATTCGATGGTAAAAATTACATGCTTTCACAGACATCGGGTGAAGGGATATAA
Proteins encoded in this window:
- the LOC117156928 gene encoding uncharacterized protein LOC117156928, coding for MLMPKAFQKVRTQSTDMFDIPYYKMLEKYLQIVGQDPRQRDIFRSIIVTIMVTSITGILVPTLLEVYRSLYDKDMDGVIECMPHLIAAITSIVKILNVHFNRENFRKLFEFVRKQWKELKLTDDLRVLEDVTIQGSKMAQLYRNTLLIFMVLFLLVPLLFPILDVVLPLNETRPRQQLFRVNYIFFDHEEYFFYIYLQLAWGSVIVVMIIVTVDSLYILIIHHSSGLFAVCGHQVHKATSSSIIFSTEAMTETYTYEQIKNCVITHDKAIEFYNILNENSRSSYLLQVGLNMMGISMTAVQTVANLERPAEAIRTGIFLGAEQFHLFVISLPGQVLLDHCSDLANNIYGSTWYKIPVKIQKMLLMMQIRSKKLCTLTAGGLYEMNMENFAITFKTCMSYFTMLMSLRG